The stretch of DNA CTTTCTAAACATTATTGAACATTGCAACTAAAATGTTGAAgcgaatataaaaaatataaattatttaataaacttacttttttattagaatttatttatccGGTGAAACACAGACACTCCCGAACTGCTACGTTGGTAGTACTGTCAAATAGTAAGTCGTCGAGAGGACACATACAAAAGGTCATTTGAAGGTCTAGAGATAGCACAACTTCGAAGCAGTTTTACCTACCGGTATTGCGCCATCTAGCGGCTCTTTTATGAAACTCGAAGCCGACGTGTTCACTTATAAATAGAATTTGTACGCTGATGCTTTCGCTATCTAAGTGGTTATTTAGTTAGCATAAAAAACGGTAGATAGcgcttttttaaattaatatgattaTGAATCCTTGActggtttttagttattattaccGAATACGAATAATTAtcgatattaattaaattcattaccTACGATCCCATCTCTACTAATAAGAAATTAGTGAAATATGAAGTTAAAAATTGACATTGACACCAAAAATATTACTTCTATGGtgtatctttatttaaaacttaggTAATGAAGTTATTgagtaaataggtaggtacacaaaAAAGTTTAGTTATccaaatatgtacttattttcCTGAAACATTTTGCTATTAAAGCCAAGTTATAAGGTGATTGAAGCCAATAATAAGaatatataagtacctacctaaaggAAGGTAGGTAGCTAGGTACTCATCtattttgtacctacttataagtctatatacaataaaatatcatgaAAAATCTCAAAGCTACCAATAAAAGTTCACGTCATCagccaataatataattagtcaCTGCTGACCgtaggtctcttctcacacggagaaggtttaagcacgATTGCTAAATGCGGGTTGACGACTTCAAACTAAAGCttaggtttccttacgatgttttccttcaacgtttgtcagtggtgtctaaataatcttagaaaatacataaattattcggaaaaagacacattgggacttgccgttggtagtttTCGAACCTGCACTCATAAGAAACGCACCacgacataatataataaaagttaccTATGGTAAAAcacgaaaaacataataaatcgTTACATAACAGAACTAATCGGGGCAATGTCAAGAGTCAAGAgttatcgatttatttatttacaatttactcTACTGTTTGTACGAGATGAGTGAGATGACTTTAtacagcgtgatgtttttttttttatatataatcgGGCACTATTTCGCCTGTTGGtaggtaagtgatgatgcggcctacgatgccGCACTTGTTATCCAAatgcaacctattcactcgggccttgaagacactcttcaggaaacacagaccTTGACAAAGCATTATATTCCTTAGTAGTTTGCAAAAGAATCTTAAAGCGAAGCGCTTAATGCtggtgggtgggatatccaccatgaagcggtggcgcttcacAGATTATCTTAAAGTACGATCATGGAAAcgactagatttttttattaagaggTGTCCATGTTTTACTGCTTTGATGGACGAGTGACCACTGCCTTTAGTTCAAGtattggtggaaaagcatctaAGAAACAAATACCTCGAgatttttcagaaataaataggtactcagGTGCTATTTCAATGTCCGACTAGTTCGTGCAACTCCACTACATATGTagatagtaagtaagtaagataGTATATAAGATatatagtaagtaagtaagtagaaACTTATTGAAATGTGTCTGATGAAAGACCGAAACGTTTGTAACATGTTGCCACCcgttaataaaacattgttttattatgattgGCTTCAATCAGAACCAATTGACAAAGTATTGGTTGATCTTTATCATTTCTTAGAACAGACTTTGTAGTGGCTGTGAAGTGACGTGTAGAAGTGAGTAATAATTTGACAATATCAACATCATATTTATGACACTGGGCTTTAGTAGGGCTTATGTCCGATCTGGAGCTGCATACAACTTtaaaacctttaagaaaagagcgtatttctttttaaaaggccggcaacgcacctttGATTTctgcgctgatcgcttaccatcaggtgatccgtctgcttgtttgacTCGACTTATCGGCATTCGCTAATTAGGAGTTTTGGCATCATCTCTACGTAAACTAAGACCTAGCCTCTTTCTGATATGAAGTTGTGTACTTGGTTTGGTTGCTTATGTATGCAAATGCTCTGCTGTCACCACTCGCTATAATCGctcctgatgatgatgaccgcGTGATgactaaaacaataacaattaaaccTTCCATTATAGATTTAAGTCCACAATCACATAATTCAGTGCATCATTATGTAATGTATATAATACCAAGCGAAATGGAGTTAATCcccctataataaaatatgatgggCAACAAAACAACAGCCCGTATCATGTGATAACAGAGTTATCTAAATCATTACAGTTACGAATGTGTACAGCTAATGTTCAGTTTGAGTGAAGTGCTCTTGTAAGTCGAGTaggtaagtttttaattattttgtaacttcaactttttaagtgtgggagacccatgcttcggctggcatgggccggctcgaacggAGGGACACtatggcctcatagaaaaccgacgtgaaacaacgcttgcgttgtgtttcgttgtgtgagtgaggttaccggaggcccaattccatCCCtccctatcttcccaatccccgattcccgaacaacatcccttaaattcctaactcccaaaaagccagcaacgcacttgtaacgccaggtgtttcaagtgtccattggcggcggcgattgcttaccatcaggtaatacgttgACTTGATTACTGGcgagtttcataaaaaaacttgaTTTACTTAATTAAGGACTTTTTGATACACAATTTGTTATAAGTATACATGTACACAATAGAAGAAAAGAgtcatcaaagtcaaagtcaaagcatttatttcaattaatcctaaattaggcacttttgaaacgtcaaattgtattgtctgtcagtctgtctgtcagtgagtGGTgttcgtttcaaagtgtagcttcgaatagagaaacTCCATCGCtgctctttaaaaaaaaaatctttaaacaatTCATGATTCATTGTAGATTTGTCATACATGTGTGTTAAAATGCCAAATGccctttttcttttcttttcaaaaacactgctccacactaggattttatcctgtgtcgtgtgtcgtAGGCGTAGGTGCGTTAACAAATATagaaattcacatacacatgacacccagacccgaaacaacaatttgtggatctctGAAAGATTtactccgtacgggaatcgaactcgctacacattacacggcagccagctgccagacaccgcgccaaccgtgctgtcaaaaatttcttttaaaattcaccattttatttaacatttgcGGGTATATTCccataaaaatgataaatatttaccagtttaaataaatcaagcaaATTAATATGACTGTTCATAACCATTAACCgtaggtaatattaaaattgaactcTACTTTGTAGCAACCGCTAATTAATTTCGGAACCCGACTGTAATATTCAGGTGATTCATTATTGGTTTGTAAAACTGAACCTGTACAcaatatgaaaatgaattaaaaagttaaaacataGGTAACTTATTCGGTATTTTTGACGGTTAAGTTTTAATCATCAACGTCACGCTTAGAAGAAAAGGgtcggcagaggtgcacattacggcacgaaatACCGCTACACAATTTACACCTacttagtcccatgtaatagggggtgagcctattgccatatactgggcacaatttcagacatcgtgctactactgagaaattttcgaaaaatcgaaaaaagcccagcaatactttgcccaactcgggaatcgaaccggagtcttcttgtccggcagtggcacttgcgacctctcgaccaacgaggtagctAGAGaggtaaagttttaaataaacggAAAATTTGCTCGGAACAGATCCGGAAACATTTTTACGTTTTTGGCGCGCGGCTAAAAAGTTTTTCCGCACAACGCAGACAGACTAGCGAAACTTTTCGTGAAATTTAATTGGAAACTGTCTATCAGCTAATCCCTggaattataaaacaaacagaaaGTTCGTTGAGCACCTAAATattaacaatgtttttatttttaaacctacATCTAATTTAggctttatatttatagattttttctaCTTAAGTATTTAAGCCAGAGTAGGTATCTAAATTGTTTTAGGTTGGTACGTGTTCGAACCTCTTTTCCATACATGGTACCCTGGTAACTCAAAATACTGTGATTGGTGATCATTGATGAGGCGATGATCTAGTATTGCAACTGCTAGTAACTTAAATATGGTACCattaattattctaatttattatttcagaatGACCACATACTTTTCATACCCGGAGCCTGCTCTGCAGCAGGAGTTGAGGAGCACAGCGGAGGCTATAGTAGCTCCTGGCAAGGGCATCTTAGCTGTAGATGAGACCAATGGTAAGTAGAAAACCACCAACACAGGcgagagaagtctttggatgattttccacccacaAAAAAAGACATACATGCGCACTGCGCTCCTGACCCCTGACTGACGCTTTGATTTAAAGGAATGGCGTTCTGCTATGTAAAAGTGGtgattgaaaaatttaaatgcattttatgGTACTTTACAGAGGGCATCGGCAAGTTATTAGCAGCTGTTGGCTTACAGAACACTGAGAACAACAGGAGGAGATACCGCCAGCTGCTTTTCACTACTGAAGTAAGTGCAGAGATGACTTGTGCCTTTTATCTTaaactagctatttccgcgcggtttcacccgctctgctgggctcctattggtcatagcatgatattttatagcatatagccttcctcgataaatgcactacccaacacaaaaataataattcaatccAGACAGAGTTTAGcgttttcaaacaaacaaactgttcagctacataatattagtatagattaggtATGAAACTAGACCATTATAACCCGACGTTATTATCAGAAAACTATTCTATTTCTGTTCACTGTAGCACATTTAACCGCATCGAGATGTATTATACCAAGAATTTTttaggggaaaaatcatccaattacttctcctgtcTAGCTTATCAAGatactaaaaactatcccgttcctactccttttaTTTGAACCCGCTAACCACGATAACCCGCTAGTAGTCCACAACCCCTGGTAGGTATATATATCTAGTTAGATAAATAGTCAGTCAGTCTTACTTTTTTGATACGATTTCGTTAATTATAcccaatattataattagatacTTATTAAGTCCCAATTTCGTTAAATCGTCTTtaatttcattgaatttttAAGACAGCCTCATTAAAGTTGAACATGGTATTCACAAGGTATAATTACATAAAGATTATGAGCAATACATCGAAGCCTCGTATTGAGCTTGCTccaaatctatacttaatattataaagctgaagagtttgtttgattgtttgtttgtttgaacgcgctaatctcaggaactactggtctgatttgaatagttctttttgtgttggatagcgcatttatcgaggaaggttataggctataaatcatcacgccacaatcaataggaaccgagcagtgcgggtgaaaccgcgcggaagtagctagtaatacatATACCACTTGACTTTTTTGGTTCCTATTAAAACTTTCCTTGTATTGTGAGGGACTGAGGGACAAACAAgcgttgttattttgtttttgttttagccAATGTCTCACAAGGGACGGGCGTACATTGTActgattaatgttttatagttcAGACTGTACCTACATGAAGGATAAATAAAGGTCATATTCCTTTGATACAAGTTTTGCTTTGTTTAGAAAAATGTTTCTGATGTTCCCTATGGTGCTAGGATTGTGGATTAATAACTGCGAAGTTTTAGAGTTGCAACATTTCCTTACTAAAGTTGAGTTGAGATCATAATGTACCTAATCAAAGAGGTGATATTGCGATCcacatttaatttatgttttgttttggagAAAATGTCTTAAATATTCTTGTCCGAGAGACTATCcagtgtttatttataaatcaagtTTCTACTAGTTAATGCACCAATTAAAACTTAGAATATAGAGAAATTCAAGCTCAAACTATTGGTAACATTGCAGAACCTATCCGAACATGTATCAGCAACTATCCTCTTTGACGAAACAGTCTACCAGAAGACTGACGATGGCACTCCATTCATGGACCTCCTGAAGAAGAACAACATCATTCCTGGCATCAAACTGGACCTGGATGCAGTTCCTCTGTTCTTGTCGCAAGATGAGGTTACGACTCAAGGTAGATgaacttatattttatatggGTATTAAGTATATACTCTCTCTTCTCTAAACGATGATGGATTAAGAGACCTCTTTATTAACActaatttttcattaaaactttatCGTAGGGGCAGGCGGTCTTGTTATAAAATGGCCAGAAGGTACCCAAATCGAACCTGTACAAGTGAGACTATAAAACATTGATGATTAGAAATCATCATCGACAGTCCGTGTTCATTCACTGCTGGTCAATAGCCGCTTCAATAGCACGTCATTGAGTTCGATTTTCAGTTCTCTCCATCGGTTGGATGGATGGACTGCTTGCATTGATCTTTTAATACTTCCTTTTATCACTTACTCGTATTTACAGTTCAAAATATTACTGACCCTTATTTCAAATATCAGAATCTAAGTTTTTAATAGAATCTCCAAATGTCCAAAATCGATCATTAATTACACCCGTCATTTGACTTCTGGTCTCTTGCATGATACAATAGATACGCCTGGTTTCAAGTTTATTCTTCCCAGTCCTTACCATAccttgaaaagaaaaataataattccttCTCAGTTCTCCATAAAATTCTTTACttatatatttcttatttactaCAGGTCTCGACAACTTAGCCAGTCGATGCGCAGAATACAAGAAGCAAGGATGCAGGTTTGCAAAATGGCGGTGTCCGCTCAGGATTGGGGAGAACATCCCATCAGTCCAGGCTATCAATGACATGGCTCAGGTGCTGGCGAGGTATGCTGCCGTCTGCCAGAGCCAGGGTCTTGTGCCTATTGTCGAACCTGACGTGGTTTTGGATGGTGAGTAATATgcagatattattatatgttataataatagagatttaaaaattgaagttaatttatttgttctagTGTTGTTGTctggtttttttatgatacaagccggtaaatgagcagacggatcacctgatgataagcaattgccgccgcccatgggcacccgaaacaccaaagttttattataatgaaagatgcatgctatggatgtgtattatcgatacatcgcatactcgaactgcgcatcttcctcgcacagctacatagcttagtatcagcggaaacggtcacatagtttcgcagtttagctattacaccttcatagtatagctacatagaacATATGAAAAGCACTCTAATCCTATCAGTATTTTAATTTCCATGTCTAGCTTTACGCTTCGGAAAATTATTGCTACCAATTTAATGTCCAAAGCAAATGTtccataatataaacatttctaCATTTAGTATATAATCCCGAACATTAACAATCAACTTAATTACTTTGACTGGTTGCATAACAATTAACTTTGACAATTAACCCTAAGTGCTTGCTTGTTTtggaacaatattaattaattatgtattaagtaaATGAACGCTTGTAATTTATGTGTGTTTAGGTGCTTTACTTATGTACTAAACAAATATCCATTAGTAATTGGTTATGTAAACTAAGATTTGGGTCTAAAATACATAGAATAAGTCCGTATTACTGATTTCATAATGTAGGAGGTGTTGTATCAATGTTTTtagtcgtttgttttttttttcaattaaatttttttattacactcAATGTGTGCTACCAGGCGATCATGACATCGTAAGAGATCAGAAGGTGACAGAAACAGCGCTCGCAGCTCTGTACAAAGCGCTGAACGACCACCACGTCTTTCTGGAGGGAACTTTGTTGAAGCCTAATATGGTAAGTTCTTtcttattgtataagccggtaaacgagcagacctcatcacctgatggtaagcaatcgccatcttCCATGGATAATTTCTTATAGATCTCTGTTGTCCTAGTACTAGGCGACAGGTGTGGTTGATATTTTACCTATTCGAACcgattttgtaattatttcaacaaaaagCTACATTAATAATTGAGCGTCATAGCGTCATAATAATTAGCTATATTAAACAAGACAAAACCAACTCATTACCATACtatgtaaaattacattttcaacgtATACGGCAAATATCTGTGAACCAAACATTCTAATTAAGCGGGACGCATTATGCGATTAGTACGCGCGACAGAAACGTCATGCGATTTCAAAGCGAAATGCCTCGGGTCTTAGTGCAGGGATTTAAAGGCATATTAAaggcacatcaagctatacaaatccagtttatcatgacctcgctttgtaccacctttccgcacattcaacggtcagtttatactggttttactTAACTTGATGTGTACTCTTCTAAACATAATATCCCTCTTTTGTCCTATTTACACCCTCCCTGAGGATCACAGCTCCTCTTTATTCCGCCGAACGTGATGTCGCATAAATAGCACTTTACATCCTACAGATTGAAGATTTATTTGAACAGTTTATGGTTTTCCcattatttatgttagaaaataGTATGCAAATATTTGATTGCATagaatacttatatttttgtaaatacctaagtattagTTACTTACTACATTACTATTCGTTATGACTTGTTCACGttacgctagtattttagtccaATATCGAAGTACATAGTAttagctctctctcgcttctgTCCCAAAACAGAAGCAAGAGAGAGAGCTACCAAATACTCGCAActtgactaaaatactagcgtagtgagaacaacaatttgtccgTGGTCACCAATCCAGTCAGTTAATTAAACCCTAATTGAcgtttactgcacggttggtgcaggcgctgggcaactggctgtcgtgcaacgagTACCAGTTTCGATTACCACACGAAATAActcttgtgtgatccataaattgttgtttcgagtctgagtgtcatgtgcatgtgaactttgtatgtatgtaaatacacctacgacaaaggagaaaatactaatatgGGGCATCGTTTCTTTAAGTAACTTCTTTTTACAGGTAACACCTGGCCACGGTTGTGCAAAGAAGAACACTCCTCAAGAGATAGCAGTGGCTACAGTGACGGCTTTACTCAGAACTGTACCAGCTGCTGTTCCCGGTAAGACAAATTCATCTTCTTCTTAATTAATAATGGCCTTACACATAATCTTAATCAGGTTAGGTTTGATGTTATATCAGTATTTTATgtcaaactaaaaaccaccccgttcctactcctgcttctagCCAGAGTtccggtaacccgttaagtcTTCTGAGGCTCCATATCAggcatcagtacccttagtatgatttTACGAGTttggagctctgattggttggtttatttgagccgtcCAATCAGAGTGTcaaacgtgctctcgtttcgattactttaaaattaaatgtaaagcaaactcatactaagggtacagccCTATTGggcatctgtggtagtctgctGGCTCTTTCCTCTTTTCTAGCGAGTTTCTAACATCATATTCTTCTTATATTCTCCAGGAATCGCCTTCCTCTCCGGAGGTCTGACAGAAGAAGAGGCGACGGTCTACTTGAATGCTATCAACCAGGTGAACTTGAAGAGACCCTGGGCCCTCACCTTCAGTTATGGCAGGGCACTGCAGGCTTCAGTCTGGAAGACCTGGGCTGGGAAGGATGAGAACACTAAGGCTGCTCAAGCTGAACTATTGAAGAGGacaaaggtaaaaataaatgttttttttttatatatatttgatgggtcgatgtttgaccgctatctcgcctgatcgtaaatgatgatgcggcctacaatggagTACTTCTACCCATGAGCAACATATTCATTCGGGTCTTGAACACACCCAGGTTATATacctatcaggaaacacagactccggcaaagaattccagtACTTACTTAACAATtcacacaaggaagcttgaagtgaagcgcttcgtgcgcTTGGGTgagatatctaccatgaagcgatAGCACTTCGACGATTATCTTGTGTTTCGATTATGAAAACGGCTCGGGAAAATTAAGTTGTGCAATATGTTGTAATTAATCTAGACACCTTTGTAAATTGCTTCTGAAATTAtagcttttatttgtttttagctACTTACAATTGTTTAAGTGGtttcttaaataatatctatttgTTTCAGGCCAACGGGTTAGCCTGTCAAGGCAAGTACCAAGGAGGTGCCGCATCATCAGCTGCCACCAAATCCAACTATGCTGCTAATCATAGATACTAATTTgtaaatcatataaatatatgccAAAATCAGACGAAAGATTAGTAAATGAAATTACTTCTAAagacgtgttttatttttagaaaatagatTGCCTGTGTTTTTTGTTAGTAACTTAAgagtaaaggtaagcgtccacaggctcgcatcgtacgcatcgcacgcaacggattttagtttgtcttgtatagaaactcatacaattgcgtccaccgatccgcatcgtacggacgcCGTCAATCCGTTTGTTGCGATCCGTcggatgcgtgcgatgcgtacgatgcggacctgttgACGTTTACTATAAAAGCGTCCATTCGCACGAGATATTTTACGCGTGTTAAAAAAGCATTCAATCCCATAGGTTGAAAAATCTCTCGTGTGATTGGGGTGTAAGTGAACatcaaaacatataaaaatcgTACATTATCATATTATGCCGGAGCtatggactacctagctggtttaccggcgtTCCGggttgaaaagcaggagtaggaacggggtggtttttagtcagtaagacactctcgcctcgcctcggagaaatcattggatgatattcccccttcaaaaaaatcacaatattcacttaaacatttattaagacATCTTTAAACAACAAAGAACCaccgatttaaatattttcagccTCAAAATACTTAAATTGAAAATCCCTTGCATCACTCTCTGCATCCCTTCAACCTTTCACTCTTTGACTACTACAAACTTAAAAGTAAGTCGCAAATCCTTACTTGATCCCCGTCTAAGTCAAGTTTTAGATCAAAAGAAGTATAAAGCAGAACAGGCTATCTTAAAATTATCTTGGATTTTGTTCTTTAGAACAATGTACGTAAGGTTGAATCTCTACCAAAGAAGTTTTGTAAAGGATACTTTTATGTGCTGCTGTTTGTACAAGAATACGTATTTACAGTCAATCAAGTTAGTTAGTGTACAGGTAAaaaaagattgattcagtaaaGAGGTTCAACCTCTAACTCTAACTAACActatataaatgtgaaattgtaaaaaagcttgagaaaataaagaattttactatttactattataaagAAAAGTTCCACAAAGGCTGATGTGCTGAGCTGAGAAGAAACTTATAAAATTTTTCCAattatcgtaagtgacccggttgtggccactttaagaattttgtcgactttgaggctttcgtaacttatagtttttgttatcacaaacatatttcttgtaaaaagtcattaaacatgtattaaccttgcctaagaaaacgctttttttaaagaacgtccaatagaaaaataactgtataaaaaagaaaaaaaaaggagtttgtgccatttttggccagattcgtgccatttctggccacggtcgtgtgccagttctggccatcaaaaaatacaataaaagtaatcaaaatttatgaattaaatttgacattttagaaacaatggttttcatttagtttggaaaatatgaaatattattacttcacttgaataaacaacttacaaataaagagatcaacatttatatgacgttggtaaaagctgcaaagtaaacggacctcccctttgtgtgaaggcaatttattgcatctctgaaaatgaaaaatgtatttgttgatatgtaaagccaaagaaaaataataaataaattacgataaatgactagaagtggggcgtctatgtacaaaagtttttgacaaccatgtggccaaagatggagaaattcataattttgtctccattagtggccaccttctaataccctcacttcagaaacatatggcgacaaaataactttagttccacttagacaatatattcttcatgtagtattaacataaacatccaaacaataagcaaagatttaaaaaataaaaaccaaatcctcacccgctcgccttaacgtttttgttaagatcttaacaatttcaccctcaaataaaaagaatgacttgttgcatcgaagtgaagtttgacacattaaagctgCCAAAGGTATCAGTgtctacaatattcaatattttaaatactgtacatcacagagtaatttatttgtccatgcc from Spodoptera frugiperda isolate SF20-4 chromosome 11, AGI-APGP_CSIRO_Sfru_2.0, whole genome shotgun sequence encodes:
- the LOC118275099 gene encoding fructose-bisphosphate aldolase gives rise to the protein MTTYFSYPEPALQQELRSTAEAIVAPGKGILAVDETNEGIGKLLAAVGLQNTENNRRRYRQLLFTTENLSEHVSATILFDETVYQKTDDGTPFMDLLKKNNIIPGIKLDLDAVPLFLSQDEVTTQGLDNLASRCAEYKKQGCRFAKWRCPLRIGENIPSVQAINDMAQVLARYAAVCQSQGLVPIVEPDVVLDGDHDIVRDQKVTETALAALYKALNDHHVFLEGTLLKPNMVTPGHGCAKKNTPQEIAVATVTALLRTVPAAVPGIAFLSGGLTEEEATVYLNAINQVNLKRPWALTFSYGRALQASVWKTWAGKDENTKAAQAELLKRTKANGLACQGKYQGGAASSAATKSNYAANHRY